TTTACCACCTAAAGGGAGGAAAAAAATGAAATTAGCTGAACTTCTAAGTGTAGAAGTAATTGAAACAGACCTAAAAGCCACCGATAAAGATAGCGTGTTAAAAGAATTGGTAGATTTACTTTTTAAGGCAGGGGAAATTACCAATAGGGAAAAGATTTTAGAGGCAGTGAAAGAAAGAGAGAAATTAATGAGTACCGGTATTGGTCATGGGGTAGCAATCCCTCATGCAAAATGTGAGGGAATAAATACATTACTTGCCGCTTTTGGCAGGTCAAAAAAAGGTATAGACTTTCAATCCTTAGATGGTGAGCCGGTGTATTTATTCTTTTTATTACTTTCTCCAGAAAATGTTACCGGCCCTCATATAAAGGCATTAGCTAAAATCTCAAGACTCCTTAAACATCACTATGTGCGTGAAATCTTGAAAACTGCTGAGACTTCAGAAAAAGCATTAGAATTAATCAGGCAAGAAGAAGCAAAACATTTATAGACAGTGAACAGTAGAATATAGAGATTGGCTCACTGACTACTTTAGGGTTCTGCAAAATAGGATTGGGGGGAGACAACAAATAAATATTAAATATCAAATATTAAATATCAAATATAAATATCAAATATAAATATCAAATATAAATATCAAAATGCAAAATTACAAATCAAATTTCAAAAAGGAAGTAGCAGGGTTTCTCAAAGAGTTGGAGGAATTTGGTAATATCTTTGCTTCAAGTATTTTAACGCTGAAATGTAGTAGATAGTTGATAGTTTATAGTTGAAGGACTATAAACTATAAACTATAAACGATAAACGAGTTTTGCATTTTGCTCTTTGGAGGAAATTGATAAAAATAGAGGTTTTAAATACCCGCTTAAAAACTAC
This genomic interval from bacterium contains the following:
- a CDS encoding PTS sugar transporter subunit IIA, translating into MKLAELLSVEVIETDLKATDKDSVLKELVDLLFKAGEITNREKILEAVKEREKLMSTGIGHGVAIPHAKCEGINTLLAAFGRSKKGIDFQSLDGEPVYLFFLLLSPENVTGPHIKALAKISRLLKHHYVREILKTAETSEKALELIRQEEAKHL